Part of the Tolypothrix sp. PCC 7910 genome, AAATGGGCTGGAATAGTTAGACCAAATTTGACATGGACATCAGTTATAATTGAGAATCAAAAAGTGATTGCTTAAAGAATATATTAGTTAATAAAAAGTTGAGGAAATAAGAATTGGCTTACAAGGTTTTAGTATTTCCTGGTGGTACAGAAATTGGGCAAGAAATTCAAAAGTCACTTTTATATTGTAAAGATATCCATATTTACTCTGTAGGAAGTGAAACCTCTAATCATGCACCTTTTGTTTTTAAAAATCACTTTATTATTCCATCAGTTTATGAGAAAGATTGGTTAAATAGTTTAAATACAATTCTTTTAGAAGAAAAAATAGACTATGTTTTCCCTGCTCACGATGATGTAGTAGTAGCTTTAGCTAAAAATATCAATTCTCTTAAATCTAAAGTTGTATCTTCTCCACTAGATACTTGCTTGATTACTCGGTCAAAATCTGAAACGTATTGTTTGATGTCAGACATTATTCCTGTACCCAAATTGTATTTAGATGTTGAGTCAATTGACAATTATCCTGTATTTATTAAGCCTGATAAAGGGCAAGGTTCTCAAGGTACTCAAGTTATTCATAACAAAAAATATTTATATCATTATTTAGGTAATAATCATCACGAAGATTTGATTATAACTGAATATTTGCCTGGAGAAGAATATACAGTAGATTGCTTTTCTGATAGAGACAAAGGGCTATTATTTTGTAGTGGTAGGCAAAGAAGTAGGGTTAGAAGTGGTATATCCATGAACAGTAAAACTGTTCATAAACAATCTGGGATATTTGAAAAATATGCTCTTCTAATATCAGAAAAGTTAAGATTTCATGGTGCATGGTTTTTTCAAATAAAGAAGGATAAAAATGGTGTTTATAAGTTGCTCGAAATAGCACCTCGAATTGCAGGAACTATGGTTGCTCATAGAGTTAAGGGAATTAATTTTCCTTTATTAAGCCTTTATGAACAAGAAAGAATACCAGTTGAAATACTTATAAATGAAATTGATGTAATTATCGATCGAGCTTTGACAAACCGTTATGAACATAACATTCATTATAACAACGTCTATGTGGATTTAGATGATACTTTGATTTTAAATAAAAAAGTAAATTTAGATTTAATCAAATTCTTATACCAGTGCTTTAATCGAAATATTAAGATAATTTTGATTACAAGACACAAGGGTGATTTGAAAGATACACTCAGTAAATATAGAATCTTCAGTTTATTTGATCAAATAATTCATATTGATAGCAAATCAAGTAAAGCTGATTATATCTGTGGCAATAAATCAATTTTAATTGACGACAGCTTTAATGAGCGTAAAGATGTCAGCAAGCGCCTAGGTATTTGGACTTTTGATTGTAGTATGTTGGAAATGTTACTGGACGAAAGGAATTAGCTGTTAATGTCAAACGTTAGTATTAGCCAAATAGATACAGAAAATTTGAAATTAATTCGTCACAATGTTGTCGAATTTATGAAATATATTTCAGCAAATTATGCCAAGCATTCAGGAAGATTACTAGACATTGCTCCTCAAGCTCATGAAGGTGCACAACCTTTTTTTGAAGATTCGATTCTTATAGATACTTTTGACATAAATCCTCAATCTGGATGTACTTATATTGGTGATATTTGTAAATTTAATTCTTCTATACCTAATGAAACTTACGATTACATAGTATGCACAGAGGTTTTAGAACATACTCTACAGCCTTTTAATGCTGTAAATGAGATGTGGCGCATCTTAAAGGCCGGAGGTTTGCTTTTCGTCAGTACTCCATTCAATTTTAGAATTCATGGCCCATTACCAGACTGTTGGCGATTTACTGAACATGGTCTGAGAGCTTTATTAAATCGATTTTTGATAGTGGAGCTGAATAAGATAGAAACATTAGATCGCGCACTTATGCCAATCCAATATACAGTTATTGCACAGAAAATTAAAGATACCTAAATCGAATGTTTCAAACAAGCCTATATCTCTATCACTTATATTTGAACATTAGCCTTTTTATGAATAACTAATAATGATATTAGTTATTCATAAAAAGGCTAATTATAATACATACTTAGACACCAATAAAAATGATTAGAATAAAAAGACCATCCATACTTCCAGCATTAAATAGTGACTTGCTTAAAAGAGCAAATCTCTTCAAATTTATACGGGAATTTATAGAAGCATCTAATATGCCTGATGGCTATTATATGGAGTTTGGCGTACTGAATGGTGAGGCTATGATCGATGCTTATCGCCAATTCCGAGGTGTTGTGTCATATTACTTAGGATTTGATTCATTTGAGGGACTTCCAGACCTTACAGAATCAGATCAAGAAGCTCCAGAATAGAGCCCACATTTTTATAAAGGCAACTTTAAATCGATGCCTATAAACTACGTTAAAAATAACATCATTAGTTGCTCAAGAATGCAAGAGGAAGAATTAACTTTATTTGAAGGTTTTTTTTACGAAGTCCTTCCGAAAATTGAAAAAGCTAAAGTGCGTGAAAAGGAATTCCACAAGTTATTTATATTGATTGCGATCTCTACTCTTCCACAATGTATGTATTAAAGTTTATTGATGATTTAGTTGTAACTGGAACTTGGATTTTATTTGATGACTATTGGTGCTATCGAGGATCTCCTCTTCATGGTCAACAAAAAGCAATCCAAGAATGGTTAAACGGTCATGAGCGAATTGGTCTTTCTGGGTACTCTAATTTCAAGGGTTTTGGTAGAGCCTTTATTGTGTATGAAAAGTAGACACTTCTATTAAATTAATAATTAACAGATAGCTAGTTATTGACTCTCCATGTCTTTTGTATAGCTTTCGTATTATACATATATTCATGTATTTATGTTAGGCAAAGCAATTAGATATATAAAATTAAAGTCATTTATATATGAATAGTTCAAATAAAAATCTACAGGAATTAAGTATTTTTGGCGGACAGCCTCTTTTTCAAGAAAAGCTGTATGTTGGTCGTCCGAATATTGGCGATCGCACACGTCTCCTCGAACGCATTAACGATATGCTAGACAGACGTTGGTTCTCTAATAGCGGGCCTTTTGTACAAGAGTTAGAACAATGTATTGCAGACTTATTAGGAGTGAAGCATTGCATTGCCATGTGTAATGGAACAGTAGCTCTCGAAATAGCGATCAGAGCAGCTGAACTCAAAGGAGAGGTAATTGTTCCCTCTTTTACCTTTGTTGCTACGGCTCATGCACTGCAATGGCAAGAAATTACACCTGTGTTTTGTGACATTGATCCTCAGACACACACAATTAATCCTTGGCGAGTAGAAGCTATGATTACACCTCGCACCACAGGCATTATTGGGGTGCATCTGTGGGGACAACCGTGTAATGTAGAAGCTCTGGAAGAAATTGC contains:
- a CDS encoding ATP-grasp domain-containing protein — translated: MAYKVLVFPGGTEIGQEIQKSLLYCKDIHIYSVGSETSNHAPFVFKNHFIIPSVYEKDWLNSLNTILLEEKIDYVFPAHDDVVVALAKNINSLKSKVVSSPLDTCLITRSKSETYCLMSDIIPVPKLYLDVESIDNYPVFIKPDKGQGSQGTQVIHNKKYLYHYLGNNHHEDLIITEYLPGEEYTVDCFSDRDKGLLFCSGRQRSRVRSGISMNSKTVHKQSGIFEKYALLISEKLRFHGAWFFQIKKDKNGVYKLLEIAPRIAGTMVAHRVKGINFPLLSLYEQERIPVEILINEIDVIIDRALTNRYEHNIHYNNVYVDLDDTLILNKKVNLDLIKFLYQCFNRNIKIILITRHKGDLKDTLSKYRIFSLFDQIIHIDSKSSKADYICGNKSILIDDSFNERKDVSKRLGIWTFDCSMLEMLLDERN
- a CDS encoding TylF/MycF family methyltransferase, which codes for MDCDLYSSTMYVLKFIDDLVVTGTWILFDDYWCYRGSPLHGQQKAIQEWLNGHERIGLSGYSNFKGFGRAFIVYEK
- a CDS encoding bifunctional 2-polyprenyl-6-hydroxyphenol methylase/3-demethylubiquinol 3-O-methyltransferase UbiG, with product MSNVSISQIDTENLKLIRHNVVEFMKYISANYAKHSGRLLDIAPQAHEGAQPFFEDSILIDTFDINPQSGCTYIGDICKFNSSIPNETYDYIVCTEVLEHTLQPFNAVNEMWRILKAGGLLFVSTPFNFRIHGPLPDCWRFTEHGLRALLNRFLIVELNKIETLDRALMPIQYTVIAQKIKDT